AATTTCAATCCCAAGTGTTTCATTCGCTATATAATGGGGATGAAAATGTATTTATTGGTGCTTGCAAAGGAGCAGGTAAAACAGTTATGGCAGAAATAGCGCTAATGAATCATTGGAGAAGTGGCAAAGGTCGTGCTATATACATTTCTCCTTCCCAGGGTAAGATTGATATCCTTGTTAAACACTGGAGAAAGAAATACTCTGATATAGCAGGgtttaaaaatatcaacaagTTTGGACGTGAGCTAAGTGCCAATATAAGAATACTTGCTGAATCACATTTGGTATTAGCCACTCCTGCACAATTTGACTTGATATCTCGCAAATGGAAGCGAAGGAAAAATATTCAAACTCTACAGCTAATGATTCTTGACGATGTTCATACCATTAGTAATGGATATGATGGGGCTATTTATGAGAATATTATAGCAAGAATGTTGTTTATTAGAGGACAGTTAGACACGGGCTTAAGATTAATTGGATTGTCCACCTCGTTAGCAAATGGTCGTGACTTTGGTGAATGGCTTGGTGCTAAAAAGTCTGGTATCTTCAACTTTTCCTCTCAGGAAAGAACTTCAGCACTCCAAATACAGATACAGTCATATGCTAGCAATAATAAAGGTCTCTTGCCATCTATGATCACATCTGCATCCAATTACACACTTCTAGCTACGTCTAATAATTCAAAGGTGCTTGTTTTTGTGCCAAGTAGGCAAGATTGCTTTAACTTTGGGATCTCATATATCAAATTTGCATCTCAGAGTGATTTCTCACTTTTGTCAGCTGTTGATACATCTGTACAAGAATATCTGGATCAATTAACGGATAACAACCTAAAAGAGCCCTTGAGACATGGAATAGGCTTTTTATATAGGGGGATTTCAGATGTTGACAAATCAATTATAGAAAACCTCTATATGACAAAGCAAATCAAAATGATAGTTGTTTCAAGGGACTACTGTGAATTGGCACCATTTGCAGACACGGTTTTAATTGCGAGTACTAGTTATTATGAAGCGAAAGAGCATAGGTATGTGAATTATCCCGTCATTGATATTTTAGAGATGACTGGACTCGCTAAGGGTTCTGGAGAAAACCCTGGAAAGGCCATTCTTATGACTGATGACAATGCCAAGGAATACTATAAGAAATTCCTTGGTGAATCCCTTCCTACTGAAAGTTTCATGCCATATTATTTGCATGATGGAATTGCCAATGATATTTCAACAGCGATAGTTGAAAGTAAGCAGGATTGTATTGATTGGATAACTTACTCCTACTTTTATCGTCGTATTCATTCGAATCCTAGTTTTTATGGTGTTAAGGATACTTCGGCTATTGGAATTTCTGCATATCTGACTGAATTGGTAGAGGAAACGTTGAACGACCTTGCTGAGATAAAAATGGTTGAGATGAGAACAACTAATGAAAATCAAAATGCTGATGATCCTGAGATTTCAGAAATTATCATACCACTCAATAATTGTATGATCGCTTCACAGCATGGCATTTCATTCCAAACTATGCATATCTTTGTCGACTCTCTGTCTAAATCAACGAAACTTAAGTCTTTATTGGAAATACTGGCTTCTGCTGTTGAATTTGAGGACATTGCTCTTAGACAAGACGATAAAGCGCTTCTGTTGAGACTCCATAGCCAGCTACCATTTAAATTCTCTGGCGGTGAGTTGCCAGAATCGTGCTCTTTCAAAGTCTTCGTTCTTTTGCAAGCTTACTTTACCCGTTTACAACTACCAACAGATTTAAAGCAGGACCTTGATGAGATATTGATGAAAGCTATGCCGTTAATCAATGGTATTGTAGATATCCTTTCCGGAGAAGGTATGCTGAATGTAACTACAGCGATGGACATATCCCAAATGCTAGTGCAGGGATGTTGGGATACGGACAGTCCTCTAAAACAGATACCATTCTTTGATAGTCAGATATTAGAAAAGTGTTCTGCAAACAATGTTGAAACCGTGTATGATATAATGGcattggaagaagaagagcaaGAGAAAATTCTTATACTACCAGCGAAGCAATTGAATCAAGTTGCCAATTTTGTTAACAACTACCCTAATATTGAACTTAAATATTCCATTAATTTATCATCTCCAATCTCAGTCAATGAAACGAAAACTATAAACGTCACTATACTTAGAGATGAGGAACCTGAATCTTTAAATGTTGTTTCAGAGAGATTTCCAGGGCAAAAGCTGGAAAACTGGTGGCTTTTTGTTGGTGAAGTTTCCACTAGACAATTGTATTCTATAAGAAGGATTGTACTAGGTAAGGAATCACAGACTTTTAATCTTGAGTTCTCGTTATCAGAGCCTGGTTCTCACAAACTGTCAATATGGTGTGTCTGTGACTCTTATTTAGACGCAGATAAAGAGGTGTCGTTTGAACTTGAAGTAAAGTGATTTTATAATTTACAGGCTCAGCCAAATTAAAATTTCTAGACTTCAATaaaatatttatattttttaaattaTGTACTCTATCTGtaatatattattttatttatGCATCCTTCATTTCAACATCTTCGTTTTTATCTTCAACCATTGCTAGTTGCTgattcttcttcttttgctCCTCTTGGTATGCCAATAGTTGCTTGATATTCCATAATGAAACATTTTCTTGATCTTTAGGGTCAGTTGCTTGCGCCATCGTACGCAAGAATTGCTTTGTATTTGCAATTGCCATATCGGTTGACAAGTTTAAATCAGCATCAGACAATCCCTGCGCAATCCATTTCGGCAACTGGTTCTTTTTCCTCGAGAATCGACGATCAGCCAACACCATAACACCATAATCATCTTTACCTCTAAGAACTCTACCTAGACATTGAGCAGCGTGCCTCATGGCATCAAAGGATAAGAAGTCGTTTTCTCTTATTTGATAGGTCTCTCGAAGGAATTCCAGTCTTGCCTTTAGAATACGAGATTCGGTATACTGAAAAGGTATACCAATCATCAATACAGTCCTTCCATAGTGATGGTCAAAATCAATACCTTCAGAAATCTTACCACGAGCAACAGACATCAAGATTGCACCCCGACCATTAGAACATGCTTTTCTGTACGTTTCCAACGCCAGAGAGGTTTCCTGTGCATCTGGAGTTTCCACAAGAATCAACTTGTACTTCCAGACCTCATCCAAAATACCCATTGTTTGCCATGTTGATATAATAGATTCCATATATAGATATGAGGGGAAGAACACTACCATTCCATCCGGTGTGATTTTCGCAAACTCCACTAATAAGGAACCATAGTTACGTACAATCGACGGATCGTTTCTGATTTCAAATCTTGAAGAAATAGCAACCTGATCTGATCCTTTTGTAACAATAATAGGTAAAAACGACTTCTGAGCTAACGTCATGGAATATGACTTTTGTATAACAGTCTCAAAGTTCAACATTTTGGGGTACATGTCAAGTGGAGAAATGGTACCGGATGTTATAATCACAGAGGAAAACATTTCAAAAACTGACTTTATCGCAATAGATCCATCTAAACATGCAAATCTCATGATCGGATTTGGAACTGCAGCATTCTCTATTTCATAGGGCTCAATAATTAACAAAAATCCATCTTCGTATGTAGAAATAAGAGTTGCAAACGTTGCAATGTCTTTCAATGCAGAaaattcttcaatttcAGTTATCTCTAGAGTCCTCACTAGTAGCGAAAGTCTTTCAGCGCAAAACCTCAGAGGCTTTCTTTCAATGAATGTCAATTGTTTTAAATGCTGTAGAAAGGAATTCGGAGTTTCTGAGACAACATGGAGAATCTTCATTCTGGTTTTCAAGTACTCAATAAATCTCTTTAAGAATGAAACAAAATGCTCAGCTCTCCTTATATTACCAGGTACAGCTTCCCGAAGAACATCCTTTGACAATACAGGGTTCTCCACAAGAGggtcttcttcttcatttAATATATCAGTAAGCTGTAACCCTTGCACTAGCTTCTGATATTCATCTTGAAGTTTCTGAGTATCAACTCGACGAACCTCTTCAATTTTCTTACTGAGTGTGCTAGCTCCTCGAGTCGCCTTTTTTAGCATATCCTTCGTTAAATCCAAAGACAAAGACTCAATACAGACATTATCTATATTGTGCGCTTCGTCAAATATCACTATAGAGTCCTTTTGCAATTCTTTCGACACTCTAACCTTAATTTTTGGGTCCAACAAGTAGTGATACGAATAAATGATAATATTACACATCGAAATCATACGACGTACCGTAAAGTACGGGCAAATAGTCTTATCCTCGCAGACTTTTAGTAGCTTCTCAAATGAATAAACACCCAAGGGTAGATAGTCCTGCACTTCAAAATTATACATGTTTTCATGGTATTCACATAATTCAACGTTCGCCTCTGGGTCACGCTGCTTCCGTTCCCGAGCTTGACCATTTGTCATACGACGACATTTCTCATCCACAACAGCTCCTTTCCTCTCCTTACTAACTCTAGGGTTCAAACAGAGATTCTTTCTACTCGTTAAACCCAATCCTCTGAACTCCTCTTGATAACCTAGTTCTTTAGACCTATAATCCATAAGTGATTCCAATTCTACCAATGCTTTCTCAATCTCCGACATAGTACGAGAACAATAGATAATCTTTCGATGCTCTGGATAGTGCATCTGGTATGCAATCGTCAATGACAATAAAGAGACAGTTTTACCTGTCCCAGAAGGCATTTCCAGAATACTATTCCCTCCAATATCTAGAGTCTTCTTAATATCACACATATACTGATATTGCTCAGGATAAATCTTTGGATAGGGGAATAAGATAGGAAGATCATCGATAAAGAATTTCATAGTGTAATGGAGTTCCTTAGCGGTCTTCTTTTTGTATAGTTGCGCTTAAATTATAGCATCAGTTACATGAAGTTGGGCTCTAAATTTCAAGTGAAATTCTAGATATATATTAGTAAAGTAACAATAATACACTTATTGGTAAGAAATACATAAGAGGTAGCTATTTTATACGTTTAATGAGTATATATGGAACTATTGGGGTATATTAGACATGAACTAGGTTGCAAGCTCTTTCTCCACAAGTTTTTCCAACAATGGATAGGTTATATCGGAGGTTTCCCCACTAACTACACGTAGAATACCTTTTTGCTCATAGAACTCCCTTAAAGGAGTTATAGTCTTGCTATATTCATTTAATCTGTTCTGAACGACCTCTATGGTATCATCAGAGCGCTTGGTGAGGGGTTCACCGGTAATATCGTCGATTCCAGGCGTTTTTGGCGGATTATAGTCTAAATTATATACTCTGCCACTCGCAAGGTGGATATATCTGGAAGAAATACGCTTCAGAATCACAGCTTGAGGGACATCAATTTCGACAACAAGGTTAAGGCTTGAATTATATTTTACTAGTTCATTGTCGAGCGACAGAGCTTGCCCGATGGTTCGTGGAAATCCGTCCAACAGCCAAGAAGTTTCGCCACTTAGGAGAGAATTGACTTTTAGATGGTCCATAATTACACTAGTTATCATATTATCGGGCAATAACAGACCCTTGGAGATGAATGATGATGCCTGAATCCCTAGAGGGCTTTTTATAGCGATTTCGCGACGTAGAAGGTCACCAGAAGAAACATAATTGATATGAGGCATGCGCTTGAGCAGCCTGCTACTCAATGTGCCCTTTCCAGCGCCTGGGTAACTTAGTAGCAGTAGACGTAGAGGTTTTTGGGAGCTCATTGTAGAGTTGGTGGGTGTGATGTTTGTGAAGTTCCGGATCTAATTTTTTGTATTATATTTATGTTTCATGGACCTATGGAAGCTCAGCCGATGGTTGCATAACATATGGATACTAATAGCAACTAACCCGGCTTTATTTATTAACCCTTTATGAGTGTTTACACTATTTGATCGGAATTAGTTCCATTGCTGAGTACAGTAGCGGAATAAAACGATAAGCATACATAACTCAGAGATTTAAGAACCGGTAACTTAGTAATAACCATTCAGGATATCATGAATGGCGTTTAAACTAAATGTAATATACTAATGTCTATCTTACAATTATTCATGTTGTTTCGCGTAATATATATTTGCTCATCGAGAAACGCGTTCAACAATTTTGAAATTTCTACCTTTATAATAACAAACTTGAAATAAGTAAAAGGACAAGTTAATAACCACATATATTCTCCAGGATGCCGCCATCTACTCCTAAATCAGCGAGGACGACAACTGGATGTCTTTCATCAGGCAAAAAAAGGTTAAAACAGGCTACTTTAACGTCGTTTTTTAAGAAGGCTAGTGCTAGTGGAACCCCGAATTCGACTGTTAAAGCTGGAAAAGAGCCATTTGCATCGTCTAATTGTGGTACTCCTACTAAAGCCAATGAATTGAAGCTATTTATTGGCGATGAAGATAGTGTGAATGATACAACGTACGTGACGGCCAATGACGGTGACATCTCAATGGACCTATCCCTTCCTAGGGAGACTACCTCGGCTCAGACTCAGGAATCTTCTGAAGAAAAGGATGGTAGTAATGTTTCCACTGTTTTGGATAGTGATGATACCTGTAGGAAATCCAAACGTATAAAGTCTTACGCAGAGGACAGTGGCGACGAAGACGAGATACCTCTTGGTAAGCGTCGTAAAGCTAAAAAGCGGTCAGCTGCTGACAGcgatgacgatgatgacGATATTTATGTCCCAGATAAACTTGATAGCCCCGAGGACGACTTTGTTGGTATActtgatgatgatgaaaacgTAGATATTTTGCAATTGGGTTCGAAAACGCAATCGACGACACTAGGAAAGAACCGTCCTGCAGCCCGTACTACTAAAGTACAGTCCAGCGTTGGCTCTGGGGGAGCGATTAAACGTCTAAAGAGCGAGAGCCCTGTTAAGCATAAGAAGTTCGCGAAAGTCAACGAGGAAAGATATCAATGGTTGGTTGATGAGCGAGATGAAGATGGACGCAGTCCTTCCGATCCTGACTACAATCCTCGCACATTATTTATTCCGGATTCAGCTTGGGCCTCTTTTACTGCATTTGAGAGACAATATTGGGAAATTAAGTCCAAGATGTGGGACTGTATTATTTTCTTTAAAAAAGGTAAGTTCTTTGAATTGTATGAAAAAGATGCACGTCTAGCAAACCAGTTATTTGATCTTAAGATTGTGGGAGGAGGCAGGGCCAACATGCAGTTGGCTGGTATCCCAGAAATGTCTTTTGATTACTGGGCCAGTCAGTTTATTCAGCACGGGTACAAAGTAGGAAAAGTTGATCAACGCGAGTCAATGCTAGCCAAAGAGATGAGGGAAGGAAACAAAGGTATAGTGAAGAGAGAACTTGAACTGGTGTTGACATCTGGTACTTTGACTGATATTGGCATGTTGAAGAGTGATATGGCAACTTATTGTTTGGCGGTACGGGAAGAACCAATTGATTTCTATACTGTGGAAGAAGGTGGAGATCCGTTGCCTGCTTCTCAGCAGATGGGAAGGCTATTTGGTGTGGCTTTCGTCGATACAGCCACCGGTCACATCAATGTGTTGGAGTTTCAAGATGATTTAGAGTGTTCGCAGCTAGATACTCTTATGGCTCAAGTGAAGCCAAAGGAAGTGATTATTGAGAAGAGAAACCTATCTGCCATCGCGCAGAAAATCGTGAAGTTCAACTCTCAACCAGATAGTATATTCAATAACCGCTCTTCAGAAGAGTTTTATGACTTTGAGAAGACATTTGATGAACTAACAACTCATGACTATTTTCCTAGCATGGAAGAGTGGCCACCAGTGCTTACCAGATATTATGAAGAAGGCAAAAAGGTAGGATTTCATGCATTTGGAGGACTACTATCATATTTGCAGTGGCTGAAGCTCGACCAGTCACTAATTAGCATGGGGCAGGTAAGCGAATACAGCCCGGCACGGTCCCAGGTGTCATTGATGCTAGACGGTGTCACTCTTCAAAATTTAGAGATATTTGCTAATTCTTTTGATGGTACTGATAAGGGTACGTTATTTAAGTTATTAAATCGTGCTTTAACTCCAATGGGCAAAAGAGCAATGAGGAATTGGGTAATGCATCCTCTGTTGCAAAAGGAGCAAATTGAGTCAAGATTTGATTCCGTAGATCTGCTTCTGAATAATATGAACTTGAGGTCTAAAATAGAATCTGCTTTTACCGGTCTACCTGATTTGGAGAGACAATTGGCACGTATTCATTCTAGCTCGCTTAAAATTAAAGACTTCGACAAAGTAATTAGCGGTTTTGAAAGGCTAAGTGAGTTAATAGAGGACTTAAGCAAAGAGGAATTAGTGGGATCTTTGGCTGCTTTTGTTAATACAATACCTGTCTCTTTATCCCAAGATATTGAAGCATGGACACAGGTTTATGATCGTCGGCGAGCTATTGAAGAGGGGTGTATTATTCTCAATAAAGGCATTGAACCTGAATTTGACGACTCGATTCACAAATTGGATTGCCTAGAGGAGGAATTGAATACAGTGTTACAAGAGTATAAGAAACAATTCAAATGCTCATCGATTAAATACAAAGACAGCGGCAAGGAGCTTTATACTATTGAGATGCCTATTTCTGTATGTGGTAAAGTTCCTTCAAATTGGACACAAATGGGCTCTAACAAGTCAACTAAGAGGTATTATTCTCCTGAAGTAAAAGCGTTAGCCAGATCTGTAGCAGAAGCTAGAGAATTACACAAGGTTATTGAAGAGAGCTTAAAGAGTAGGTTGTACGAAAAGTTTTTCGCTAAATACAATACTACCTGGCTTCCTACTATAAAAGCAGTTGCAGACATAGATTGTATCCTTTCTCTTGCTCTCACATCTGAATCATTAGGGTTCCCAGCTTGCAGACCAAAATTCTTCgatgaaattgatgaaCTAACGGGCGAAATGCTGAATGGCTTTGTTTCGTTTAAAGAATTAAGGCATCCATGCTTTAACATGGGTTCTAACACCGCTGTTGATTTTATACCAAATGATATTGAGTTGGGTCGTAACACCGCTCAGATAGGGTTATTAACAGGTGCTAATGCGGCCGGGAAATCCACCGTACTTAGAATGACCTGTGTAGCAGTCATTCTTGCTCAGTTAGGTTGTTATGTGCCTTGCGAATCTGCAGAATTAACACCTATAGATCGCATTATGACTAGACTGGGTGCCAATGATAACATTATACAGGGGAAGTCTACTTTCTTTGTTGAATTGAGTGAAACTAAAAGGATATTGGATATGGCAACAAATAGGTCACTACTTGTCTTAGATGAACTGGGAAGAGGTGGCTCCTCGAGTGATGGATTTGCCATTGCGGAAGGAGTTTTGCACCATATTGCTACCCATATCCAAAGTTTAGGGTTCTTCGCTACCCACTATGGTGGACTAGGTAAATCATTTGAACACCATCCAATGGTTAAACCCTTAAAAATGACAATTCTAGTTGATGATGAGTCAAGGAAAGTAACTTTCCTTTATAAGTTGGCAGACGGACAAAGTGAGGGTTCGTTTGGTATGCATGTGGCCTCCATGTGTGGTATCCCAATTGAAGTTGTGGATAATGCGGAAAAAGCTGCTGACGACTTTGAACACACATCTAGACTATTAAAAGAACGCAAAATGTATCTGAAGGATACGCACCTCATCCCATTGGGATTACAAAGTGATATAGTTAGATTATGTTTTGGGGATGGGTTGAAGAATAACTCAAAAGGGACAGGGGAAGATGTCAAGAACTATACTTCAAATATTAAATCTAAAGTTCTTTCTACCATGATATCGATTATAGATGGATTAAATGAAGAGTAGTAGTTATGTTTTGATATTAATATTACATATTTTATTTTAGGAACATTTTATACAGAAATCCAGGAATTAAGAGATTTGAGTTATTTTTGCTCTAGACCAGAGATATAAACCATAAGCCACATAACAGGGAAAATACCGCCAACAAGACCATAAAACCTTAATTCATCTTTTACTATTATTTTTCCCACTCATACAATATTAGTCTATTTACCTATCCTTTTTATCATTTATCATAACTAACGCAACCATTTCAAGACGACACTAGAGGAGTAGCCCAAGTATTAAAACGTGTTAAGATCTTAATCAAACAGCTGCTGTAGCGGAGTCTTCATGTTTATCTGCAACACAAGGTATTTTTTTGTTAAGATGTTGGAGAACATGATCACGTCTCTTAAACCTTTTGCCGCACTTAGGACAAGAATGTGGTTTTTCCCCAGAATGAACGGATTTCTTATGTCTCGTTAAGTGGTGACCTGACGAGAATTGACGTTGACATTCTTGACACACGTATGACTTTCCTTTGTCAGAAATAATTATCTCATCCGCTGAAATCTTTGAAGTGGGCGAAGGTGGTCTTTCTGTCTTCATTGCTCTCGACATTATTGCACTGGAAATTGTATCGCCCGTTAGTAAACCGAGAGTATTATCATTAACAATCCCGTTGCTGTCCTTTGGTCTCGTGAGATCATCGATCGACTTTGTCTTCTCAATTGATTTACTGAGTACACTGGCATCCGGAGGAGAGTCTCTCCCAATTGTTGATACTTGATTCAAAGAGGTAAGGGCAACAGACCCTGGGTTTAACGTGTGATACTTAGAGGACGGAAGCTTAGTATACTCTGATCCAAAGGATACTGGGGATCGCGAGGATTCACGAGAAATATTCAAAGTTACTCTGTTTGGAGAACTGATCCTTTTAAACAACGGCAAAGGAGATTTTGTCGTCTGTGTAGAGTAGTAAGACAGCGGGTTTTGGTCATATGATGGTCTAGGGGCCAAAATTGCTTCTCTATTTGGTGTAAAAGGTCGTGAATTCCCGACAGCACTATTTAATGGCGGTAGCGTGTTTCTGGGAGACGAGTTTCCACTATTTGCCATTGAAGCTAACGATAATGCCAACATGTTTTCCTCGTGAACGTTTTTCAAAGTAGGCGATCCAACCACAGGGTTAGTTGCGTTCCCCAACACGGATGAAGGGTTTGGAGCTACCACATTGGATGTTGGCTGCGGAGGAATTTTGCGCCTAAACTTTAATGTCGGGTCTTCTAAAGTTGGTTCGACAATATTCGACAAGTCCATCATCCTAGAAAGTAAAGGCGAAGACATTCTAGAAATAGATGGATTACCAAAGTATTGATTTGGGGTATTCGACCTATTTGCCCGTTGTCCAGGCTGGTCCTCCATCGCCTGCAACTCATATGCAGAGTGATTAATCAGCTCATTGAATGACCTCAAAGAATCTCCCGCATCCAGTGTTTGAGCCACAATACTGTCCTCCTTTTTAACTCTTTTAATCGGACGAGACGAAATACCATTTTTCCGATTTCTCGATTGTGCCTTATGATAGAGTGTCTTAAGTTTTGCGATATCGATACCAACTGTATCATCCACACAGTGGCATTTACCTGCTTTTTCGCCAATCGGTATCCAAGACTCAAGCGCAAAGTTAACAGACTCTGCGAGATTGTAACCGTAATTAAACCCGCAGTGATAGCCATAAGGGTATGTTATAATAAATTCGTGCTGGCGATG
This window of the Eremothecium sinecaudum strain ATCC 58844 chromosome VII, complete sequence genome carries:
- the RAD3 gene encoding TFIIH/NER complex ATP-dependent 5'-3' DNA helicase subunit RAD3 (Syntenic homolog of Ashbya gossypii AGR114C; Syntenic homolog of Saccharomyces cerevisiae YER171W (RAD3)), translated to MKFFIDDLPILFPYPKIYPEQYQYMCDIKKTLDIGGNSILEMPSGTGKTVSLLSLTIAYQMHYPEHRKIIYCSRTMSEIEKALVELESLMDYRSKELGYQEEFRGLGLTSRKNLCLNPRVSKERKGAVVDEKCRRMTNGQARERKQRDPEANVELCEYHENMYNFEVQDYLPLGVYSFEKLLKVCEDKTICPYFTVRRMISMCNIIIYSYHYLLDPKIKVRVSKELQKDSIVIFDEAHNIDNVCIESLSLDLTKDMLKKATRGASTLSKKIEEVRRVDTQKLQDEYQKLVQGLQLTDILNEEEDPLVENPVLSKDVLREAVPGNIRRAEHFVSFLKRFIEYLKTRMKILHVVSETPNSFLQHLKQLTFIERKPLRFCAERLSLLVRTLEITEIEEFSALKDIATFATLISTYEDGFLLIIEPYEIENAAVPNPIMRFACLDGSIAIKSVFEMFSSVIITSGTISPLDMYPKMLNFETVIQKSYSMTLAQKSFLPIIVTKGSDQVAISSRFEIRNDPSIVRNYGSLLVEFAKITPDGMVVFFPSYLYMESIISTWQTMGILDEVWKYKLILVETPDAQETSLALETYRKACSNGRGAILMSVARGKISEGIDFDHHYGRTVLMIGIPFQYTESRILKARLEFLRETYQIRENDFLSFDAMRHAAQCLGRVLRGKDDYGVMVLADRRFSRKKNQLPKWIAQGLSDADLNLSTDMAIANTKQFLRTMAQATDPKDQENVSLWNIKQLLAYQEEQKKKNQQLAMVEDKNEDVEMKDA
- the ADK2 gene encoding adenylate kinase ADK2 (Syntenic homolog of Ashbya gossypii AGR115C; Syntenic homolog of Saccharomyces cerevisiae YER170W (ADK2)), coding for MSSQKPLRLLLLSYPGAGKGTLSSRLLKRMPHINYVSSGDLLRREIAIKSPLGIQASSFISKGLLLPDNMITSVIMDHLKVNSLLSGETSWLLDGFPRTIGQALSLDNELVKYNSSLNLVVEIDVPQAVILKRISSRYIHLASGRVYNLDYNPPKTPGIDDITGEPLTKRSDDTIEVVQNRLNEYSKTITPLREFYEQKGILRVVSGETSDITYPLLEKLVEKELAT
- the MSH6 gene encoding mismatch repair ATPase MSH6 (Syntenic homolog of Ashbya gossypii AGR116W; Syntenic homolog of Saccharomyces cerevisiae YDR097C (MSH6)) translates to MPPSTPKSARTTTGCLSSGKKRLKQATLTSFFKKASASGTPNSTVKAGKEPFASSNCGTPTKANELKLFIGDEDSVNDTTYVTANDGDISMDLSLPRETTSAQTQESSEEKDGSNVSTVLDSDDTCRKSKRIKSYAEDSGDEDEIPLGKRRKAKKRSAADSDDDDDDIYVPDKLDSPEDDFVGILDDDENVDILQLGSKTQSTTLGKNRPAARTTKVQSSVGSGGAIKRLKSESPVKHKKFAKVNEERYQWLVDERDEDGRSPSDPDYNPRTLFIPDSAWASFTAFERQYWEIKSKMWDCIIFFKKGKFFELYEKDARLANQLFDLKIVGGGRANMQLAGIPEMSFDYWASQFIQHGYKVGKVDQRESMLAKEMREGNKGIVKRELELVLTSGTLTDIGMLKSDMATYCLAVREEPIDFYTVEEGGDPLPASQQMGRLFGVAFVDTATGHINVLEFQDDLECSQLDTLMAQVKPKEVIIEKRNLSAIAQKIVKFNSQPDSIFNNRSSEEFYDFEKTFDELTTHDYFPSMEEWPPVLTRYYEEGKKVGFHAFGGLLSYLQWLKLDQSLISMGQVSEYSPARSQVSLMLDGVTLQNLEIFANSFDGTDKGTLFKLLNRALTPMGKRAMRNWVMHPLLQKEQIESRFDSVDLLLNNMNLRSKIESAFTGLPDLERQLARIHSSSLKIKDFDKVISGFERLSELIEDLSKEELVGSLAAFVNTIPVSLSQDIEAWTQVYDRRRAIEEGCIILNKGIEPEFDDSIHKLDCLEEELNTVLQEYKKQFKCSSIKYKDSGKELYTIEMPISVCGKVPSNWTQMGSNKSTKRYYSPEVKALARSVAEARELHKVIEESLKSRLYEKFFAKYNTTWLPTIKAVADIDCILSLALTSESLGFPACRPKFFDEIDELTGEMLNGFVSFKELRHPCFNMGSNTAVDFIPNDIELGRNTAQIGLLTGANAAGKSTVLRMTCVAVILAQLGCYVPCESAELTPIDRIMTRLGANDNIIQGKSTFFVELSETKRILDMATNRSLLVLDELGRGGSSSDGFAIAEGVLHHIATHIQSLGFFATHYGGLGKSFEHHPMVKPLKMTILVDDESRKVTFLYKLADGQSEGSFGMHVASMCGIPIEVVDNAEKAADDFEHTSRLLKERKMYLKDTHLIPLGLQSDIVRLCFGDGLKNNSKGTGEDVKNYTSNIKSKVLSTMISIIDGLNEE
- a CDS encoding HGL137Cp (Syntenic homolog of Ashbya gossypii AGR117C; Syntenic homolog of Saccharomyces cerevisiae YER169W (RPH1) and YDR096W (GIS1)); translated protein: MSGNPDHFEGGVPVFIPDYNEFRDFYKYMILIDEYGMKSGIVKIVPPKEWLDQLEDPPAVELLKQVNIRSPIQQHISGSKGVYIVQNVEKQKTYNIMQWKDLSLDYQHPDLRNRAGTPSPPSSLKPPGLNDGEHGATGTIVSGRTKSTKLKTKNHEDFTDEDFKQFQPYYNVDNIEQYDENYLRSLEQYYWKTLNFTTPMYGADTLGSLFKDSMNEWNVSRLPNLLDHLEEKVPGVNQSYLYAGLWKATFAWHLEDQDLYSINYLHFGMPKQWYSIPQEDSKKFYKFMKEQFPEESSNCKEFLRHKMFMVSPKVLERNGIRCNNIIHRQHEFIITYPYGYHCGFNYGYNLAESVNFALESWIPIGEKAGKCHCVDDTVGIDIAKLKTLYHKAQSRNRKNGISSRPIKRVKKEDSIVAQTLDAGDSLRSFNELINHSAYELQAMEDQPGQRANRSNTPNQYFGNPSISRMSSPLLSRMMDLSNIVEPTLEDPTLKFRRKIPPQPTSNVVAPNPSSVLGNATNPVVGSPTLKNVHEENMLALSLASMANSGNSSPRNTLPPLNSAVGNSRPFTPNREAILAPRPSYDQNPLSYYSTQTTKSPLPLFKRISSPNRVTLNISRESSRSPVSFGSEYTKLPSSKYHTLNPGSVALTSLNQVSTIGRDSPPDASVLSKSIEKTKSIDDLTRPKDSNGIVNDNTLGLLTGDTISSAIMSRAMKTERPPSPTSKISADEIIISDKGKSYVCQECQRQFSSGHHLTRHKKSVHSGEKPHSCPKCGKRFKRRDHVLQHLNKKIPCVADKHEDSATAAV